A genomic region of Zalophus californianus isolate mZalCal1 chromosome 1, mZalCal1.pri.v2, whole genome shotgun sequence contains the following coding sequences:
- the KCNJ15 gene encoding ATP-sensitive inward rectifier potassium channel 15 produces MDAIHISMSSGPLVKHTAGAGPKTNRPRVMSKSGHSNVRIDKVDGIYLLYLQDLWTTVIDMKWRYKLTLFAATFVMTWFLFGVIYYAIAFIHGDLEPREDVSNHTPCIMKVDSLTGAFLFSLESQTTIGYGVRSITEECPHAIFLLVAQLVITTLIEIFITGTFLAKIARPKKRAETIKFSHCAVITKQNGKLCLVIQVANMRKSLLIQCQLSGKLLQTHVTKEGEQILLNQATVKFHVDSSSESPFLILPMTFYHVLDETSPLRDLTPQNLKEKEFELVVLLNATVESTSAVCQSRTSYIPEEIFWGFEFVPVVSLSKNGKYVADFSQFEQIRKSPDCTFYCADSEKQKLEEKYRQEDQRERELRTLLLQQSNV; encoded by the coding sequence ATGGACGCCATTCACATCAGCATGTCCAGTGGTCCCCTGGTGAAGCACACTGCAGGGGCTGGACCCAAGACCAACAGACCCCGAGTCATGTCCAAGAGTGGGCACAGCAATGTGAGAATTGACAAAGTGGATGGCATATACTTACTCTACCTTCAAGACTTGTGGACGACCGTCATTGACATGAAGTGGAGATACAAGCTCACCCTGTTTGCCGCCACATTTGTGATGACTTGGTTCCTTTTTGGAGTGATCTACTATGCCATTGCATTTATTCACGGGGATTTAGAACCGAGGGAGGATGTTTCGAATCACACCCCCTGCATCATGAAAGTGGACTCTCTCACTGGAGCGTTTCTCTTTTCCCTGGAATCCCAGACAACCATTGGCTATGGAGTCCGTTCCATCACGGAGGAATGCCCTCATGCCATTTTTCTGTTGGTTGCTCAGTTGGTCATCACAACCTTGATTGAGATCTTCATCACAGGCACCTTTCTGGCCAAGATCGCCAGACCCAAAAAGCGGGCAGAGACCATCAAGTTCAGCCACTGCGCAGTCATCACCAAGCAGAACGGGAAGTTGTGCTTGGTGATTCAGGTGGCCAACATGAGGAAGAGCCTCCTGATTCAGTGCCAGCTCTCTGGTAAACTCCTCCAGACCCACGTCACTAAAGAAGGGGAGCAGATTCTGCTCAACCAAGCCACCGTCAAATTCCACGTGGACTCCTCTTCGGAGAGCCCCTTCCTCATTTTGCCCATGACATTCTACCACGTACTGGATGAGACGAGTCCCCTGAGAGATCTCACACCCCAAAACCTGAAGGAGAAGGAGTTTGAACTTGTGGTCCTCCTCAATGCCACCGTGGAATCCACCAGCGCAGTCTGCCAGAGCCGCACATCTTATATTCCAGAGGAGATCTTCTGGGGCTTTGAATTTGTGCCTGtggtttctctctcaaaaaatggAAAGTATGTGGCTGATTTCAGTCAGTTTGAACAGATCCGAAAGAGCCCAGATTGCACCTTTTACTGCGCAGATTCTGAGAAGCAAAAACTTGAGGAGAAGTACAggcaggaggatcagagggaaagggaactgAGAACTCTTTTGTTACAACAGAGCAACGTCTGA